A window of the Polaribacter sp. HaHaR_3_91 genome harbors these coding sequences:
- the menD gene encoding 2-succinyl-5-enolpyruvyl-6-hydroxy-3-cyclohexene-1-carboxylic-acid synthase, whose protein sequence is MYPKKELAQIVISACSQFNIDTVVISPGSRNAPLTVGFSNHPEIETLSIVDERCAAFFALGIAQQTQKPVAIVCTSGSALLNYYPAIAEAFYSNIPLVVISADRPKHLIDIGDGQTIRQENVFDNHILFAANLIENEKYKTRNSQLIGEALQVAVSQKGPVHINVPFDEPLYETVEEMQSFNFPHISLSSLDNSHIDYDNLSKIWNAAEKKMILVGVNYPDADLHKLMDLYAEDESVLILTETTSNLHQEKSVNSIDQLIFSLDDHQFEDLKPEVLITFGGMIVSKKIKQFLRKYPPKQHWNIDEKKAVNTFFCLSEFIQIKPVDFFSKFNRTIIKKESKYQQKWLQLRDEKRVKHQEYLSKATHSDFKVFEQVVESIPANSQLQISNSSIIRYAQLFSIDNSNTVFCNRGTSGIDGSTSTAIGAAFANENQTVFITGDISFFYDSNALWNAAIPKNFRIILINNSGGGIFKIIPGPGATNASKYFETPHTLTAAHLCKMYHFDYLQADTTERVQEHLQGFYETSEKPKILEIFTPSEENNLILKEYFKYIQ, encoded by the coding sequence ATGTACCCAAAAAAAGAACTCGCACAAATTGTAATTTCAGCATGTAGTCAATTTAATATTGATACGGTTGTTATTTCTCCAGGCTCACGTAATGCTCCTTTAACAGTTGGTTTTTCTAATCATCCAGAAATTGAAACATTAAGTATTGTGGATGAGCGTTGTGCTGCTTTTTTTGCTTTGGGTATTGCGCAACAAACTCAGAAACCAGTTGCAATTGTTTGTACTTCTGGTTCTGCTTTGTTAAATTATTATCCGGCAATTGCAGAAGCATTTTACAGTAACATTCCGTTGGTTGTAATTTCTGCGGATAGACCAAAACATTTAATTGATATTGGAGACGGACAAACTATTCGTCAAGAAAATGTTTTTGATAATCATATTTTGTTCGCTGCCAATCTAATTGAAAACGAGAAGTACAAAACACGTAATTCTCAATTAATAGGAGAAGCTTTGCAAGTAGCAGTTTCACAAAAAGGTCCTGTGCATATTAATGTTCCGTTTGATGAGCCTTTGTATGAAACGGTTGAAGAAATGCAAAGTTTTAATTTTCCGCATATTTCTTTAAGTTCTTTAGATAATTCTCATATTGATTATGATAATTTATCAAAAATATGGAACGCAGCAGAAAAGAAAATGATTCTTGTTGGTGTTAATTATCCTGATGCAGATTTACATAAATTAATGGATTTGTATGCTGAGGATGAGTCCGTGTTGATCTTAACAGAAACAACTTCTAATTTACATCAAGAAAAGTCTGTTAATTCTATAGATCAATTAATTTTTTCTTTGGATGATCATCAGTTTGAAGATTTAAAACCAGAAGTATTAATTACTTTTGGAGGGATGATTGTTTCTAAGAAAATTAAACAATTTTTAAGAAAATATCCACCAAAACAGCATTGGAATATTGATGAAAAGAAAGCAGTAAATACGTTTTTCTGTTTATCTGAATTTATACAAATAAAGCCAGTTGATTTCTTTTCGAAATTTAATAGAACAATAATAAAAAAAGAAAGTAAGTATCAACAAAAATGGTTGCAACTTCGTGATGAAAAACGTGTAAAACATCAAGAGTATTTATCTAAAGCAACACATTCAGATTTTAAAGTTTTTGAGCAGGTTGTAGAGAGTATTCCTGCCAATAGTCAGTTGCAAATTAGCAACAGTTCTATAATTAGATACGCACAATTATTTTCTATAGATAATTCGAATACCGTTTTTTGTAATAGAGGAACAAGCGGAATTGACGGAAGTACTTCTACTGCAATTGGTGCTGCTTTTGCAAATGAAAATCAGACGGTTTTTATTACAGGAGATATTAGTTTTTTCTATGATAGTAATGCATTGTGGAATGCAGCTATTCCTAAAAATTTTAGAATTATTTTAATTAATAATTCTGGAGGTGGAATTTTTAAAATTATTCCAGGACCAGGAGCTACCAATGCTTCAAAATATTTTGAAACTCCGCATACGTTAACTGCAGCGCATTTATGTAAAATGTATCATTTCGATTATTTACAAGCAGATACTACAGAAAGAGTACAAGAACATTTACAAGGTTTTTATGAAACATCAGAAAAACCAAAAA